A single region of the Bacillus thermozeamaize genome encodes:
- a CDS encoding isocitrate lyase, with product MIDREEARQLQESWEKDPRWKGITRTYTAEDVLRLRGSIKIEYTLARMGAERLWKLLHEEPYINALGALTGNQAVQQVKAGLKAIYLSGWQVAADANLAGQMYPDQSLYPANSVPHVVKRINQALQRADQIHHAEGNHDIYWFAPIVADAEAGFGGPLNVFELMKAMIEAGAAGVHFEDQLSSEKKCGHMGGKVLIPTQQAIRNLIAARLAADVMGVPTILIARTDANGAQLLTSDIDPRDQEFIIPGERTPEGFYRVRAGLDQAIARGLAYAPYADLIWCETSEPDLDEAKRFAEAIHKEFPGKMLAYNCSPSFNWKRKLDDATIAKFQRELGAMGYKFQFITLAGFHALNYSMFELARGYKERGMAAYAELQQAEFAAEVHGYTATRHQREVGAGYFDEVSLVISGGTSSTTAMTGSTEEEQFVS from the coding sequence ATGATTGATCGCGAAGAAGCTCGTCAACTCCAGGAAAGTTGGGAAAAGGACCCGAGGTGGAAGGGGATTACCCGCACCTACACCGCAGAGGATGTTCTCCGCTTGCGCGGTTCGATCAAGATTGAATATACGCTGGCGCGGATGGGTGCAGAACGTCTGTGGAAGTTGCTGCACGAGGAGCCGTATATCAACGCGCTGGGCGCCCTGACAGGCAACCAGGCGGTGCAGCAGGTCAAAGCGGGACTGAAGGCCATTTACCTCAGCGGCTGGCAAGTGGCGGCTGATGCGAACCTGGCCGGACAGATGTATCCTGACCAAAGCCTATATCCCGCCAACAGCGTGCCGCACGTGGTCAAACGAATCAACCAGGCACTGCAGCGGGCGGATCAAATTCATCACGCCGAGGGGAACCATGACATTTACTGGTTTGCGCCGATCGTGGCCGATGCAGAAGCCGGTTTCGGCGGTCCCCTGAACGTGTTCGAGCTGATGAAAGCGATGATTGAAGCGGGTGCTGCCGGTGTCCACTTCGAGGATCAGCTTTCTTCCGAAAAGAAATGCGGGCATATGGGCGGCAAGGTCCTGATTCCGACCCAACAGGCGATTCGCAACCTGATTGCGGCCCGTTTGGCTGCCGACGTGATGGGAGTTCCGACCATCCTGATTGCGCGGACGGATGCCAACGGAGCTCAGTTGCTCACCAGTGACATCGATCCTCGCGACCAGGAGTTCATCATTCCGGGCGAACGCACACCGGAAGGATTTTATCGCGTCCGCGCCGGACTGGATCAGGCGATTGCCAGAGGTCTGGCCTATGCTCCCTATGCCGATCTGATCTGGTGCGAGACCTCAGAGCCCGATCTGGATGAAGCAAAGCGTTTTGCAGAAGCGATTCACAAGGAATTCCCCGGCAAGATGCTGGCGTACAATTGCTCGCCTTCCTTCAACTGGAAGCGGAAGCTGGACGATGCGACCATTGCCAAATTCCAGCGTGAACTGGGAGCAATGGGCTATAAGTTCCAGTTCATCACGCTTGCCGGTTTCCACGCCCTCAACTACAGCATGTTTGAATTGGCGCGCGGATACAAGGAGCGGGGCATGGCAGCCTACGCCGAACTTCAGCAAGCAGAATTTGCAGCCGAGGTTCACGGATATACGGCCACCAGGCATCAACGCGAAGTGGGTGCCGGTTACTTTGATGAAGTGTCCTTGGTCATTTCCGGCGGCACATCGTCGACGACAGCCATGACCGGTTCGACCGAAGAAGAGCAGTTTGTATCTTAA
- a CDS encoding cytochrome c oxidase subunit I, which translates to MYQWLTTVDHKRIGLIYMAIGIFYLGVGGIQALMMRVQLASPENEIFTGNFFNQLFTMHGTNMIFFAAMPLIFGLFNYIVPIQIGARDVAFPFMNALSVWLTFFGALLLNITWFFGDAPAAGWFAYVPLGLKELSPGPGMDFFVLGLQIAGFGTLMGAINFIVTILNMRAPGMTLMRMPLFTWTALISSALVLFGFPPLTVGLFLYSFERIFGGIFFDPALGGNPVLWQHLFWIFGHPEVYIVILPAFGIVSEVVATFSNKRVFGYPTMVIAIVLIGFIGFGVWIHHMFTVGLGAMVNAIFAVATMLIGIPTGIKVFNWLFTMWGGQLRFTTPMLFAVGFIPTFVIAGVTGVMLASAPADYQYQDTYFVIAHFHYTLFGGTVFGVLAAIYYWFPKMFGRMLHEGLGKINFWTMFIGFHLTFFPMHFSGLFGMPRRVYTYNAGVGLEFFNLLSTIGAFVMAFSTLLLLANIIYGFTRGEKASNDPWGTGRTLEWSVPSPVPEYNFAQTPLVRGLDAWWLEKMEGKNRMPVAEPLRPIHMPSSSILPFIMAFGVFVAGFALIFHHYYLTLIGLGILGIAMVVRSMNDDEGYHIPVEEIRAVEGEGS; encoded by the coding sequence CTGTATCAATGGCTGACCACCGTGGATCACAAACGCATTGGCCTCATTTATATGGCTATCGGAATTTTTTACTTGGGTGTCGGAGGCATCCAGGCGTTGATGATGCGCGTGCAGCTGGCATCACCAGAGAACGAAATCTTTACTGGGAATTTCTTTAACCAGCTGTTTACGATGCACGGGACCAACATGATCTTCTTTGCGGCAATGCCGTTGATTTTTGGCTTGTTCAACTATATCGTGCCGATCCAGATCGGAGCGCGCGATGTGGCGTTTCCCTTCATGAACGCGCTGAGTGTCTGGCTGACCTTCTTTGGCGCGCTGCTGCTGAACATCACCTGGTTTTTCGGCGACGCGCCGGCGGCAGGTTGGTTTGCTTATGTGCCGCTTGGCCTGAAGGAATTAAGCCCAGGCCCGGGGATGGACTTTTTTGTCCTCGGTTTGCAGATCGCCGGATTCGGTACGCTGATGGGCGCCATCAACTTTATCGTAACCATTCTGAACATGCGCGCGCCGGGGATGACCTTGATGCGGATGCCGCTGTTCACCTGGACAGCCTTGATTTCATCGGCGCTGGTCCTGTTCGGTTTTCCGCCGCTGACCGTCGGTCTGTTCCTGTACAGCTTTGAACGGATCTTTGGCGGGATCTTCTTTGATCCGGCGCTGGGCGGCAACCCGGTGCTCTGGCAGCACCTGTTCTGGATTTTTGGCCATCCGGAAGTGTACATCGTGATTCTGCCGGCCTTCGGTATTGTTTCGGAAGTGGTGGCCACGTTTTCGAATAAGCGTGTGTTCGGTTATCCGACCATGGTGATCGCGATTGTGCTGATCGGCTTTATTGGTTTTGGCGTCTGGATTCACCACATGTTTACCGTCGGCCTGGGGGCCATGGTGAACGCCATCTTTGCTGTAGCTACCATGTTGATCGGCATTCCGACCGGTATCAAGGTGTTCAACTGGTTGTTCACGATGTGGGGCGGACAGCTTCGTTTTACCACGCCGATGCTGTTTGCCGTCGGTTTTATCCCGACGTTTGTGATCGCTGGTGTGACCGGGGTGATGCTCGCGTCTGCGCCGGCTGACTACCAGTATCAGGACACTTACTTCGTGATTGCGCACTTCCATTACACGCTGTTTGGCGGGACCGTGTTCGGGGTGTTGGCGGCCATCTATTACTGGTTCCCGAAAATGTTTGGCCGCATGTTGCATGAGGGGCTTGGCAAGATCAACTTCTGGACGATGTTCATCGGGTTTCACCTGACCTTTTTCCCGATGCATTTTTCCGGCCTGTTCGGCATGCCGCGCCGGGTGTACACCTATAATGCCGGTGTGGGCCTGGAATTTTTCAACTTGTTGTCAACCATCGGGGCGTTTGTCATGGCCTTTTCGACACTGTTGTTGCTGGCCAATATCATTTACGGCTTTACGCGTGGAGAAAAGGCATCCAACGATCCTTGGGGAACCGGACGCACGTTGGAGTGGTCCGTGCCTTCGCCTGTTCCTGAATACAACTTTGCGCAGACTCCTTTGGTGCGCGGATTGGATGCCTGGTGGCTTGAGAAGATGGAAGGGAAAAACCGGATGCCGGTGGCTGAACCGCTTCGTCCCATCCATATGCCATCATCCTCCATTTTGCCGTTCATTATGGCCTTTGGGGTCTTTGTCGCTGGCTTTGCTTTGATTTTCCATCATTATTATTTGACCCTGATCGGTCTTGGAATTTTGGGCATCGCGATGGTGGTCCGGAGCAT
- a CDS encoding malate synthase A — translation MSSQIGTYPPGVEVTAPVSAEFAEILTPEALGFLAELHRKFDATRIALLKKRAERQAELDAGKRPTFLPETEHIRQSDWTISPIPDDLQDRRVEITGPVDRKMIINALNSGAKVFMADFEDATAPTWENVVGGQINLRDAVNRTIDFVSPEGKEYRLNDEIATLVVRPRGWHLLEKHVRVDGQPMSGSLFDFGLYFFHNAKTLIEKGTGPYFYLPKMESHLEARLWNDVFLYAQERLGIPRGTIKATVLIETILAAFEMDEIIYELREHMAGLNCGRWDYIFSYIKKFRNWPEVILPDRAQVTMTVPFMRAYSLLAIKTCHRRNAHCIGGMAAYIPVKNDPEANERALSMVRADKEREAGDGHDGTWVAHPGLVPVAKEVFDRLMPTPNQIHKKREDVQVTAEDLLRVPEGTITEAGLRTNVSVGLQYIEAWIRGIGCVPINNLMEDAATAEISRAQVWQWIRHPKGILDDGRKVTVELFRQILAEEQEKIRERIGQEQYQAGRYEEAAQLLDRLVTAEQFEEFLTLPGYEMLA, via the coding sequence ATGAGCAGCCAGATTGGTACTTATCCACCAGGTGTCGAAGTGACGGCTCCCGTCAGCGCCGAATTTGCAGAAATTCTCACCCCTGAGGCGCTTGGCTTTTTGGCGGAACTGCATCGCAAATTTGACGCCACTCGGATAGCGCTGCTGAAGAAGCGAGCGGAGCGTCAGGCAGAGCTGGATGCAGGCAAACGTCCTACCTTCTTGCCTGAGACCGAACATATCCGCCAAAGTGACTGGACCATTTCTCCCATACCGGATGATTTGCAAGATCGCCGCGTGGAGATCACGGGGCCGGTCGATCGGAAGATGATCATTAACGCGCTGAACTCTGGCGCAAAGGTGTTTATGGCCGATTTTGAAGATGCGACCGCGCCAACTTGGGAGAATGTCGTCGGCGGGCAGATCAATTTGCGCGATGCGGTCAACCGAACCATCGATTTTGTCAGCCCGGAGGGCAAAGAATACCGGTTGAACGACGAGATTGCCACACTGGTGGTACGCCCAAGAGGCTGGCATTTGCTGGAAAAACACGTTCGGGTGGACGGCCAGCCGATGTCAGGAAGCCTGTTTGATTTTGGACTTTACTTCTTCCATAACGCCAAAACGTTGATCGAAAAGGGAACAGGACCCTATTTTTATCTGCCCAAGATGGAAAGCCATCTGGAGGCCAGGTTGTGGAATGACGTGTTCCTCTATGCGCAGGAGAGGCTGGGGATTCCACGCGGGACGATCAAGGCGACCGTCCTGATCGAGACCATCTTGGCCGCTTTTGAAATGGATGAGATCATCTATGAATTGCGCGAACATATGGCAGGCCTCAACTGCGGCCGTTGGGACTACATTTTCAGCTACATCAAGAAATTCCGGAACTGGCCCGAGGTCATCCTGCCAGATCGGGCGCAAGTGACGATGACCGTTCCCTTCATGCGGGCTTATTCGCTTTTGGCGATCAAGACTTGCCACCGCAGAAACGCGCACTGCATCGGCGGCATGGCAGCCTATATTCCGGTGAAGAACGATCCGGAAGCCAACGAACGGGCCCTCAGCATGGTCCGGGCAGACAAGGAACGCGAAGCGGGCGATGGCCATGACGGAACATGGGTGGCACACCCTGGTTTGGTGCCGGTGGCCAAAGAGGTATTCGACCGCTTGATGCCGACGCCCAATCAGATACACAAAAAGCGGGAAGATGTCCAGGTCACGGCCGAAGATCTGTTGCGGGTGCCGGAAGGAACCATTACTGAGGCAGGCCTGCGGACCAACGTCAGTGTGGGTCTGCAATATATCGAGGCCTGGATCCGAGGCATCGGATGCGTCCCGATCAACAACCTGATGGAGGATGCGGCGACGGCGGAGATTTCCCGTGCTCAGGTGTGGCAATGGATTCGCCATCCCAAAGGCATCCTTGACGACGGCAGGAAAGTAACTGTCGAGCTGTTCCGCCAGATTTTGGCTGAAGAACAGGAGAAGATTCGCGAGCGGATCGGCCAGGAGCAGTATCAGGCTGGACGCTACGAGGAAGCTGCCCAATTGCTGGATCGATTGGTGACGGCGGAACAGTTTGAAGAATTTCTGACGCTGCCAGGGTATGAAATGCTTGCGTAA
- a CDS encoding cytochrome c oxidase subunit II, translating to MTIHVREENRFMRRRAIVFALLGLILVVLTGCQQQYEMSVFDTAGPVAKMQKDLIWLAIYIMSFVVAVVTVILIYVLIRYRKKPGDVEPPKQMEGSLLLEFIWVIVPIILLTILAIPTITTTFALDKVQAGENVIDVKVKGAQFWWEFEYPDYGIVTAQELHIPTGTKVNLYLETKDTLHAFWVPRLAGKTDLISGRTNFMWFEADKPGTYIGKCAELCGDGHGVMDFLVVAEEPEAFQRWVDNMKNPKTQPTSPLAEEGEKIFAQSCASCHAVTGTDFKGTAGPNLTGFGNRETVAGYLKKTDENLKKWIKNPEEVKPGSLMPAVPLKDEEIEALVAYLKDLK from the coding sequence ATGACTATACATGTAAGGGAGGAAAACCGTTTTATGAGACGTAGGGCCATTGTCTTCGCATTGCTCGGGCTCATTCTTGTTGTTTTAACCGGATGTCAACAACAGTATGAGATGTCAGTGTTCGACACCGCCGGCCCTGTTGCAAAAATGCAGAAAGATCTAATCTGGCTGGCCATTTATATTATGTCTTTTGTAGTTGCAGTGGTGACGGTCATTCTCATCTATGTGTTGATCCGTTACCGCAAAAAGCCTGGAGATGTGGAACCGCCGAAACAGATGGAAGGGAGTCTCCTGCTGGAATTCATCTGGGTGATCGTTCCTATCATCCTGCTGACCATTCTGGCCATACCCACCATCACCACCACGTTTGCGTTAGATAAGGTTCAGGCGGGCGAAAACGTGATTGACGTGAAAGTCAAGGGAGCTCAGTTCTGGTGGGAGTTTGAATATCCAGACTACGGCATTGTGACGGCGCAAGAGCTGCACATTCCGACAGGTACCAAGGTCAACCTGTACCTTGAAACGAAAGACACCTTGCACGCTTTTTGGGTCCCGCGGCTGGCCGGGAAAACCGACTTGATTTCCGGCAGAACCAACTTCATGTGGTTTGAGGCGGACAAGCCGGGGACTTATATCGGGAAATGTGCCGAATTGTGCGGGGACGGCCATGGCGTGATGGATTTCCTGGTCGTGGCAGAGGAGCCCGAGGCGTTTCAACGCTGGGTGGACAATATGAAGAATCCGAAAACGCAGCCGACAAGCCCCTTGGCAGAAGAGGGTGAAAAGATCTTTGCGCAAAGCTGCGCCAGTTGCCATGCTGTAACCGGTACCGATTTCAAGGGGACGGCCGGGCCCAACCTGACCGGATTTGGGAACCGCGAGACTGTCGCGGGTTATCTGAAGAAGACGGATGAGAACCTGAAAAAATGGATTAAAAACCCTGAGGAGGTCAAACCGGGTTCGCTGATGCCTGCTGTGCCGCTCAAAGACGAGGAGATCGAGGCATTGGTCGCATACCTGAAAGACTTGAAATAG